The Mycolicibacterium smegmatis genome has a window encoding:
- a CDS encoding cupin domain-containing protein, whose translation MRGNERAAVRVLRAFTALTAVLAVAHAAHADPMPPNANQAPVVRKVFDQPSNVPGKVVQAVTVSYPPGSRSAPHHHAKSAFIMAYVISGAIRSEVEGAQPARIYHAGETWSESPGAHHTISENASATEPAELLAVFLLDAGDGPRTTDDPTR comes from the coding sequence ATGAGAGGGAACGAAAGGGCAGCCGTGAGAGTCCTGAGAGCATTCACCGCACTGACCGCCGTTCTGGCGGTGGCGCACGCTGCCCATGCCGATCCGATGCCGCCGAACGCCAACCAGGCACCGGTGGTGCGCAAGGTGTTCGACCAGCCCAGCAATGTTCCGGGCAAAGTCGTGCAGGCCGTGACCGTCAGCTACCCACCCGGGTCACGCAGTGCGCCTCACCACCATGCGAAGTCAGCGTTCATCATGGCTTACGTGATCTCAGGCGCGATCCGAAGCGAAGTCGAGGGCGCGCAGCCGGCGCGGATCTACCATGCCGGCGAGACGTGGAGCGAATCCCCTGGCGCACACCACACGATCAGTGAGAACGCCAGTGCCACCGAACCCGCCGAATTGCTCGCGGTCTTCCTGCTCGATGCCGGCGACGGTCCGCGCACCACAGACGACCCGACCCGTTGA